In Gadus chalcogrammus isolate NIFS_2021 chromosome 11, NIFS_Gcha_1.0, whole genome shotgun sequence, a single window of DNA contains:
- the tmc4 gene encoding transmembrane channel-like protein 7 isoform X1, whose product MLSCYIAYISLRSHVPSGLDRDFRRCVRETIPAPICLHRDGLPRAVKEMNSQLQRQGSATAVQGTGYTSDQGSPRLRRVTSSRPDQNAPQFNWRPASAAQEDAGQEAAVPPKDLRALPMPMALKRAISQVQQMQVPVLSSFQSWKRSKAKSLSRARKSIGGFLHYVTLWRRSLNKIGGNFGDGVQSYFLFLRFLVVLNFLSSMLIIGFVLIPSIVFRSVASNSVTMMDNGTAECRQYDHKPDPLVRYYSYFLDLLSGTGFMEYTYLFYGYYRNTMVAESDFSYNIPLAYLFTAVFYFVFCLICITARAGTAVRVAVATGGGATGSYSRNVFTGWDFGCLGDRATKLKQKNLHYRLQVDLEEERIKNEAASLTLRRKVLLYSSRILLSLVAFGLIIAAFFGIYRATTFSQSKVKETGVLGLFYEYLPSIVITVGNFVVPVLCDQIALLERYNPSITVIVALLRSVFLRMVSLGVLLFTLWSQITCFEGVSEECALCHYNHKSYPCWETRVGQEMYKLTLFDLLITLAMLVLVEFPRRMVVDNSSNKLIQFVGRQEFLVPVNVLGLVYGQTVVWTGALFCPLLPLINTLKFVIVFYAKKITLFSNCRPAAKTFRSTKSKVFFLLVLLFGWSLALVALIYSIAEIHPSMSCGPFRSLTSMWTIVPLSFYSLSLTTQGFLYFIGSQRFSIPLFLFFSVVMCYFIALASVYGKSVDLLKAQLKLEARDKQFLVKQIEELSRTLGVAK is encoded by the exons ATGTTGTCCtgttatatagcctacatatcTTTGCGTTCACATGTACCATCAGGGCTGGATAGAGACTTCCGACGCTGTGTTCGAGAGACAATTCCAGCCCCAATTTGTTTACATCGAGATGGCTTGCCCCGAGCAGTAAAG GAAATGAACAGCCAGCTCCAGAGACAAGGCTCTGCTACAGCAG TCCAAGGAACTGGTTACACCAGCGACCAGGGATCCCCACGGTTGCGACGGGTTACCTCTTCACGGCCCGACCAGAATGCCCCTCAGTTTAACTGGCGCCCAGCCTCTGCGGCCCAGGAGGATGCAGGGCAGGAAGCGGCCGTACCCCCTAAAGACCTCCGAGCACTCCCCATGCCAATGGCCCTGAAAAGAGCCATCAG TCAGGTCCAGCAGATGCAGGTGCCAGTGTTGTCCAGTTTCCAGTCCTGGAAGAGGAGCAAAGCCAAATCGCTGAGTCGGGCCCGCAAAAGTATCGGAGGATTCCTGCACTATGTCACACTCTGGAGGAGGTCCCTGAACAAGAttggag GGAACTTTGGAGATGGTGTCCAGTCTTACTTCCTGTTCCTGCGATTCTTGGTGGTCCTCAACTTCCTGTCCTCCATGCTGATCATTGGATTCGTCCTCATCCCCAGCATTGTGTTCAGATCTGTTGCGTCAAATTCTGTGACCATGATGGATAACG GCACAGCAGAATGCAGACAGTATGACCATAAACCAGACCCTCTCGTGAGATACTACAGCTACTTCCTGGACTTACTTTCTGGAACC GGCTTCATGGAGTACACCTACCTGTTCTATGGCTACTACCGCAACACCATGGTGGCCGAAAGTGACTTTTCCTACAACATCCCACTGGCTTACCTCTTCACTGCTGTCTTTTACTTTGTCTTTTGTCTCATCTGCATCACTGCACG CGCGGGGACTGCTGTTCGTGTTGCTGTggcaacaggaggcggcgccaCAGGCAGTTACAGTAGGAATGTGTTCACTGGCTGGGACTTTGGTTGCCTCGGTGACAGGGCTACGAAACTGAAACAGAAAAACCTTCACTACCGGCTTCAG GTGGACCTCGAAGAGGAGAGGATAAAGAATGAGGCTGCCTCTCTGACCTTGCGTCGAAAAGTATTGCTGTACTCGTCGCGTATTCTTCTGTCTCTCGTTGCTTTCGGCCTAATTATCGCAGCTTTCTTCGGCATTTACCGAGCCACCACCTTCAGCCAG AGCAAAGTCAAAGAGACAGGAGTGCTTGGGCTGTTCTACGAGTACCTGCCCTCCATCGTCATCACCGTGGGGAACTTCGTTGTTCCCGTGCTCTGTGACCAGATAGCCTTGCTGGAGCGGTATAACCCCAGCATCACTGTCATTGTGGCCTTGCTAAG GTCAGTTTTTCTGAGAATGGTCAGTCTGGGTGTCCTCTTGTTCACATTGTGGAGCCAGATAACCTGTTTTGAAGGGGTTTCTGAGGAATGTGCATTATGCCACTACAACCACAAGAGCTACCCA TGTTGGGAGACCCGAGTGGGACAGGAGATGTACAAACTGACCCTGTTTGACCTGCTCATCACCCTCGCAATGCTTGTGCTGGTCGAGTTTCCACGCAG GATGGTGGTTGACAACTCATCCAACAAGCTGATTCAGTTTGTAGGCCGTCAGGAATTTCTAGTCCCGGTCAATGTCCTGGGACTGGTGTACGGACAGACGGTCGTGTGGACAGGGGCTCTGTTTTGCCCTCTGCTGCCGCTCATTAACACTTTGAAATTTGTGATTGTCTTCTACGCTAAGAAG ATAACACTCTTCTCCAACTGCCGCCCGGCCGCCAAGACGTTTCGCTCCACCAAGTCCAAGGTGTTCttcctgctggtgctgctgtttGGCTGGAGCCTCGCGCTGGTAGCCCTGATCTACAGCATTGCCGA GATCCACCCTTCGATGAGCTGCGGGCCCTTCCGCTCTCTCACCTCAATGTGGACAATCGTTCCTCTTTCGTTCTATAGCCTCTCCTTAACGACACAAGGCTTCCTCTACTTTATTGGCTCACAGCGCTTCTCCATTCCCTTGTTTCTTTTCTTTAG TGTGGTGATGTGCTATTTCATAGCCTTAGCCTCCGTTTACGGAAAAAGTGTGGACTTGCTCAAAGCTCAGCTTAAACTG GAGGCCCGCGACAAGCAGTTCCTGGTCAAACAGATTGAAGAGCTCAGTCGAACGCTTGGAGTTGCAAAATAA
- the tmc4 gene encoding transmembrane channel-like protein 7 isoform X2, with product MNLLPETASNEPEMNSQLQRQGSATAVQGTGYTSDQGSPRLRRVTSSRPDQNAPQFNWRPASAAQEDAGQEAAVPPKDLRALPMPMALKRAISQVQQMQVPVLSSFQSWKRSKAKSLSRARKSIGGFLHYVTLWRRSLNKIGGNFGDGVQSYFLFLRFLVVLNFLSSMLIIGFVLIPSIVFRSVASNSVTMMDNGTAECRQYDHKPDPLVRYYSYFLDLLSGTGFMEYTYLFYGYYRNTMVAESDFSYNIPLAYLFTAVFYFVFCLICITARAGTAVRVAVATGGGATGSYSRNVFTGWDFGCLGDRATKLKQKNLHYRLQVDLEEERIKNEAASLTLRRKVLLYSSRILLSLVAFGLIIAAFFGIYRATTFSQSKVKETGVLGLFYEYLPSIVITVGNFVVPVLCDQIALLERYNPSITVIVALLRSVFLRMVSLGVLLFTLWSQITCFEGVSEECALCHYNHKSYPCWETRVGQEMYKLTLFDLLITLAMLVLVEFPRRMVVDNSSNKLIQFVGRQEFLVPVNVLGLVYGQTVVWTGALFCPLLPLINTLKFVIVFYAKKITLFSNCRPAAKTFRSTKSKVFFLLVLLFGWSLALVALIYSIAEIHPSMSCGPFRSLTSMWTIVPLSFYSLSLTTQGFLYFIGSQRFSIPLFLFFSVVMCYFIALASVYGKSVDLLKAQLKLEARDKQFLVKQIEELSRTLGVAK from the exons ATGAACTTGCTGCCAGAGACTGCATCAAATGAACCT GAAATGAACAGCCAGCTCCAGAGACAAGGCTCTGCTACAGCAG TCCAAGGAACTGGTTACACCAGCGACCAGGGATCCCCACGGTTGCGACGGGTTACCTCTTCACGGCCCGACCAGAATGCCCCTCAGTTTAACTGGCGCCCAGCCTCTGCGGCCCAGGAGGATGCAGGGCAGGAAGCGGCCGTACCCCCTAAAGACCTCCGAGCACTCCCCATGCCAATGGCCCTGAAAAGAGCCATCAG TCAGGTCCAGCAGATGCAGGTGCCAGTGTTGTCCAGTTTCCAGTCCTGGAAGAGGAGCAAAGCCAAATCGCTGAGTCGGGCCCGCAAAAGTATCGGAGGATTCCTGCACTATGTCACACTCTGGAGGAGGTCCCTGAACAAGAttggag GGAACTTTGGAGATGGTGTCCAGTCTTACTTCCTGTTCCTGCGATTCTTGGTGGTCCTCAACTTCCTGTCCTCCATGCTGATCATTGGATTCGTCCTCATCCCCAGCATTGTGTTCAGATCTGTTGCGTCAAATTCTGTGACCATGATGGATAACG GCACAGCAGAATGCAGACAGTATGACCATAAACCAGACCCTCTCGTGAGATACTACAGCTACTTCCTGGACTTACTTTCTGGAACC GGCTTCATGGAGTACACCTACCTGTTCTATGGCTACTACCGCAACACCATGGTGGCCGAAAGTGACTTTTCCTACAACATCCCACTGGCTTACCTCTTCACTGCTGTCTTTTACTTTGTCTTTTGTCTCATCTGCATCACTGCACG CGCGGGGACTGCTGTTCGTGTTGCTGTggcaacaggaggcggcgccaCAGGCAGTTACAGTAGGAATGTGTTCACTGGCTGGGACTTTGGTTGCCTCGGTGACAGGGCTACGAAACTGAAACAGAAAAACCTTCACTACCGGCTTCAG GTGGACCTCGAAGAGGAGAGGATAAAGAATGAGGCTGCCTCTCTGACCTTGCGTCGAAAAGTATTGCTGTACTCGTCGCGTATTCTTCTGTCTCTCGTTGCTTTCGGCCTAATTATCGCAGCTTTCTTCGGCATTTACCGAGCCACCACCTTCAGCCAG AGCAAAGTCAAAGAGACAGGAGTGCTTGGGCTGTTCTACGAGTACCTGCCCTCCATCGTCATCACCGTGGGGAACTTCGTTGTTCCCGTGCTCTGTGACCAGATAGCCTTGCTGGAGCGGTATAACCCCAGCATCACTGTCATTGTGGCCTTGCTAAG GTCAGTTTTTCTGAGAATGGTCAGTCTGGGTGTCCTCTTGTTCACATTGTGGAGCCAGATAACCTGTTTTGAAGGGGTTTCTGAGGAATGTGCATTATGCCACTACAACCACAAGAGCTACCCA TGTTGGGAGACCCGAGTGGGACAGGAGATGTACAAACTGACCCTGTTTGACCTGCTCATCACCCTCGCAATGCTTGTGCTGGTCGAGTTTCCACGCAG GATGGTGGTTGACAACTCATCCAACAAGCTGATTCAGTTTGTAGGCCGTCAGGAATTTCTAGTCCCGGTCAATGTCCTGGGACTGGTGTACGGACAGACGGTCGTGTGGACAGGGGCTCTGTTTTGCCCTCTGCTGCCGCTCATTAACACTTTGAAATTTGTGATTGTCTTCTACGCTAAGAAG ATAACACTCTTCTCCAACTGCCGCCCGGCCGCCAAGACGTTTCGCTCCACCAAGTCCAAGGTGTTCttcctgctggtgctgctgtttGGCTGGAGCCTCGCGCTGGTAGCCCTGATCTACAGCATTGCCGA GATCCACCCTTCGATGAGCTGCGGGCCCTTCCGCTCTCTCACCTCAATGTGGACAATCGTTCCTCTTTCGTTCTATAGCCTCTCCTTAACGACACAAGGCTTCCTCTACTTTATTGGCTCACAGCGCTTCTCCATTCCCTTGTTTCTTTTCTTTAG TGTGGTGATGTGCTATTTCATAGCCTTAGCCTCCGTTTACGGAAAAAGTGTGGACTTGCTCAAAGCTCAGCTTAAACTG GAGGCCCGCGACAAGCAGTTCCTGGTCAAACAGATTGAAGAGCTCAGTCGAACGCTTGGAGTTGCAAAATAA
- the tmc4 gene encoding transmembrane channel-like protein 7 isoform X3 — MNSQLQRQGSATAVQGTGYTSDQGSPRLRRVTSSRPDQNAPQFNWRPASAAQEDAGQEAAVPPKDLRALPMPMALKRAISQVQQMQVPVLSSFQSWKRSKAKSLSRARKSIGGFLHYVTLWRRSLNKIGGNFGDGVQSYFLFLRFLVVLNFLSSMLIIGFVLIPSIVFRSVASNSVTMMDNGTAECRQYDHKPDPLVRYYSYFLDLLSGTGFMEYTYLFYGYYRNTMVAESDFSYNIPLAYLFTAVFYFVFCLICITARAGTAVRVAVATGGGATGSYSRNVFTGWDFGCLGDRATKLKQKNLHYRLQVDLEEERIKNEAASLTLRRKVLLYSSRILLSLVAFGLIIAAFFGIYRATTFSQSKVKETGVLGLFYEYLPSIVITVGNFVVPVLCDQIALLERYNPSITVIVALLRSVFLRMVSLGVLLFTLWSQITCFEGVSEECALCHYNHKSYPCWETRVGQEMYKLTLFDLLITLAMLVLVEFPRRMVVDNSSNKLIQFVGRQEFLVPVNVLGLVYGQTVVWTGALFCPLLPLINTLKFVIVFYAKKITLFSNCRPAAKTFRSTKSKVFFLLVLLFGWSLALVALIYSIAEIHPSMSCGPFRSLTSMWTIVPLSFYSLSLTTQGFLYFIGSQRFSIPLFLFFSVVMCYFIALASVYGKSVDLLKAQLKLEARDKQFLVKQIEELSRTLGVAK; from the exons ATGAACAGCCAGCTCCAGAGACAAGGCTCTGCTACAGCAG TCCAAGGAACTGGTTACACCAGCGACCAGGGATCCCCACGGTTGCGACGGGTTACCTCTTCACGGCCCGACCAGAATGCCCCTCAGTTTAACTGGCGCCCAGCCTCTGCGGCCCAGGAGGATGCAGGGCAGGAAGCGGCCGTACCCCCTAAAGACCTCCGAGCACTCCCCATGCCAATGGCCCTGAAAAGAGCCATCAG TCAGGTCCAGCAGATGCAGGTGCCAGTGTTGTCCAGTTTCCAGTCCTGGAAGAGGAGCAAAGCCAAATCGCTGAGTCGGGCCCGCAAAAGTATCGGAGGATTCCTGCACTATGTCACACTCTGGAGGAGGTCCCTGAACAAGAttggag GGAACTTTGGAGATGGTGTCCAGTCTTACTTCCTGTTCCTGCGATTCTTGGTGGTCCTCAACTTCCTGTCCTCCATGCTGATCATTGGATTCGTCCTCATCCCCAGCATTGTGTTCAGATCTGTTGCGTCAAATTCTGTGACCATGATGGATAACG GCACAGCAGAATGCAGACAGTATGACCATAAACCAGACCCTCTCGTGAGATACTACAGCTACTTCCTGGACTTACTTTCTGGAACC GGCTTCATGGAGTACACCTACCTGTTCTATGGCTACTACCGCAACACCATGGTGGCCGAAAGTGACTTTTCCTACAACATCCCACTGGCTTACCTCTTCACTGCTGTCTTTTACTTTGTCTTTTGTCTCATCTGCATCACTGCACG CGCGGGGACTGCTGTTCGTGTTGCTGTggcaacaggaggcggcgccaCAGGCAGTTACAGTAGGAATGTGTTCACTGGCTGGGACTTTGGTTGCCTCGGTGACAGGGCTACGAAACTGAAACAGAAAAACCTTCACTACCGGCTTCAG GTGGACCTCGAAGAGGAGAGGATAAAGAATGAGGCTGCCTCTCTGACCTTGCGTCGAAAAGTATTGCTGTACTCGTCGCGTATTCTTCTGTCTCTCGTTGCTTTCGGCCTAATTATCGCAGCTTTCTTCGGCATTTACCGAGCCACCACCTTCAGCCAG AGCAAAGTCAAAGAGACAGGAGTGCTTGGGCTGTTCTACGAGTACCTGCCCTCCATCGTCATCACCGTGGGGAACTTCGTTGTTCCCGTGCTCTGTGACCAGATAGCCTTGCTGGAGCGGTATAACCCCAGCATCACTGTCATTGTGGCCTTGCTAAG GTCAGTTTTTCTGAGAATGGTCAGTCTGGGTGTCCTCTTGTTCACATTGTGGAGCCAGATAACCTGTTTTGAAGGGGTTTCTGAGGAATGTGCATTATGCCACTACAACCACAAGAGCTACCCA TGTTGGGAGACCCGAGTGGGACAGGAGATGTACAAACTGACCCTGTTTGACCTGCTCATCACCCTCGCAATGCTTGTGCTGGTCGAGTTTCCACGCAG GATGGTGGTTGACAACTCATCCAACAAGCTGATTCAGTTTGTAGGCCGTCAGGAATTTCTAGTCCCGGTCAATGTCCTGGGACTGGTGTACGGACAGACGGTCGTGTGGACAGGGGCTCTGTTTTGCCCTCTGCTGCCGCTCATTAACACTTTGAAATTTGTGATTGTCTTCTACGCTAAGAAG ATAACACTCTTCTCCAACTGCCGCCCGGCCGCCAAGACGTTTCGCTCCACCAAGTCCAAGGTGTTCttcctgctggtgctgctgtttGGCTGGAGCCTCGCGCTGGTAGCCCTGATCTACAGCATTGCCGA GATCCACCCTTCGATGAGCTGCGGGCCCTTCCGCTCTCTCACCTCAATGTGGACAATCGTTCCTCTTTCGTTCTATAGCCTCTCCTTAACGACACAAGGCTTCCTCTACTTTATTGGCTCACAGCGCTTCTCCATTCCCTTGTTTCTTTTCTTTAG TGTGGTGATGTGCTATTTCATAGCCTTAGCCTCCGTTTACGGAAAAAGTGTGGACTTGCTCAAAGCTCAGCTTAAACTG GAGGCCCGCGACAAGCAGTTCCTGGTCAAACAGATTGAAGAGCTCAGTCGAACGCTTGGAGTTGCAAAATAA
- the leng1 gene encoding leukocyte receptor cluster member 1 isoform X1, translating into MWKCIVLFFLFTSGLYLRRVATVVSKPNVYIWFNVVAQLYLIVFSPYWKANWSWHVRNKDNIERVRKDEAQAAEEELEAKRRVERAEREARTEFLRNKSRAALQLEHGGKTEELSGPGRKDEETSGRGIKVEETSGPSGILEHLNLFPLEDSSEKKGNEEYLKDKKDEKEKQERAIGLLVSLGPQPGTEVTPWYMKTEKEKEEEKEKRKKNPKESEKGMRKGATEEEKEKRDRRLKDMLDPMKDMRKALAIKDRKEPKSKRREKRPRAEMSSGPSSMEELRAERLQREGGERRRAQALIDQRNGKVADKEPGRGPAAEERERPYNSAYFPELARKRQRKDRDSWRDEILKS; encoded by the exons ATGTGGAAATGCATCGTTCTGTTCTTTTTGTTTACTTCCGGTTTGTATCTTCGGCGAGTAGCTACTGTAGTTAGCAAGCCAAATGTTTATATATGGTTTAATGTTGTAGCTCAACTATACTTGATAGTATTTTCTCCATATTGGAAAGCTAACTGG AGCTGGCATGTCCGTAACAAGGACAACATCGAGCGCGTGCGGAAGGACGAGGCCCAGGCTGCAGAAGAGGAGCTCGAGGCCAAACGTCGCGTGGAGCGCGCTGAGCGAGAG gcacgcacagaGTTTCTGAGGAATAAATCCCGAGCTGCTCTCCAACTGGAACATGGAGGGAAGACTGAGGAACTGAGTGGTCCAGGAAGGAAAGATGAGGAAACGAGTGGACGAGGAATTAAGGTTGAGGAAACGAGTGGACCAAGTGGAATCCTGGAACATCTCAACTTGTTCCCCCTGGAAGATTCTTCTGAGAAGAAGGGGAATGAGGAGTATCTCAAAGATAAGAAAGATGAGAAG GAGAAACAGGAGCGAGCCATCGGGCTCCTGGTGTCCCTGGGACCTCAGCCTGGCACAGAGGTAACCCCGTGGTACATGAAGAccgagaaggagaaggaggaggagaaggagaaacggaagaaaaatccaaaagagTCCGAGAAGGGGATGAGGAAAGGAgccacggaggaggagaaggagaagcgtGACCGTAGGCTGAAGGACATGCTGGACCCCATGAAGGACATGAGGAAAGCCCTGGCTATTAAGGACCGCAAGGAACCCAAGAgcaagaggagggagaagaggccCAGAGCAGAGATGAGCAGTGGACCCAG CTCCATGGAGGAGCTGCGTGCGGAGCGGctccagagggaggggggtgagcgGCGCCGGGCCCAGGCCCTGATCGACCAGAGGAACGGCAAGGTGGCGGACAAGGAGCCGGGGAGGGGGCCAGCGGCCGAGGAGCGCGAGAGGCCCTACAACAGCGCCTACTTCCCGGAGCTGGCTCGCAAACGCCAACGCAAGGACCGGGACAGCTGGCGAGACGAGATCCTGAAGTCGTGA
- the leng1 gene encoding leukocyte receptor cluster member 1 isoform X2, with product MNILPKKSWHVRNKDNIERVRKDEAQAAEEELEAKRRVERAEREARTEFLRNKSRAALQLEHGGKTEELSGPGRKDEETSGRGIKVEETSGPSGILEHLNLFPLEDSSEKKGNEEYLKDKKDEKEKQERAIGLLVSLGPQPGTEVTPWYMKTEKEKEEEKEKRKKNPKESEKGMRKGATEEEKEKRDRRLKDMLDPMKDMRKALAIKDRKEPKSKRREKRPRAEMSSGPSSMEELRAERLQREGGERRRAQALIDQRNGKVADKEPGRGPAAEERERPYNSAYFPELARKRQRKDRDSWRDEILKS from the exons ATGAACATCCTTCCCAAGAAGAGCTGGCATGTCCGTAACAAGGACAACATCGAGCGCGTGCGGAAGGACGAGGCCCAGGCTGCAGAAGAGGAGCTCGAGGCCAAACGTCGCGTGGAGCGCGCTGAGCGAGAG gcacgcacagaGTTTCTGAGGAATAAATCCCGAGCTGCTCTCCAACTGGAACATGGAGGGAAGACTGAGGAACTGAGTGGTCCAGGAAGGAAAGATGAGGAAACGAGTGGACGAGGAATTAAGGTTGAGGAAACGAGTGGACCAAGTGGAATCCTGGAACATCTCAACTTGTTCCCCCTGGAAGATTCTTCTGAGAAGAAGGGGAATGAGGAGTATCTCAAAGATAAGAAAGATGAGAAG GAGAAACAGGAGCGAGCCATCGGGCTCCTGGTGTCCCTGGGACCTCAGCCTGGCACAGAGGTAACCCCGTGGTACATGAAGAccgagaaggagaaggaggaggagaaggagaaacggaagaaaaatccaaaagagTCCGAGAAGGGGATGAGGAAAGGAgccacggaggaggagaaggagaagcgtGACCGTAGGCTGAAGGACATGCTGGACCCCATGAAGGACATGAGGAAAGCCCTGGCTATTAAGGACCGCAAGGAACCCAAGAgcaagaggagggagaagaggccCAGAGCAGAGATGAGCAGTGGACCCAG CTCCATGGAGGAGCTGCGTGCGGAGCGGctccagagggaggggggtgagcgGCGCCGGGCCCAGGCCCTGATCGACCAGAGGAACGGCAAGGTGGCGGACAAGGAGCCGGGGAGGGGGCCAGCGGCCGAGGAGCGCGAGAGGCCCTACAACAGCGCCTACTTCCCGGAGCTGGCTCGCAAACGCCAACGCAAGGACCGGGACAGCTGGCGAGACGAGATCCTGAAGTCGTGA